The Streptomyces sp. HUAS CB01 genome has a segment encoding these proteins:
- a CDS encoding IS256 family transposase: protein MTAPDSLPLHALAEDNLASASPDLLRAMVKTFADALMSAEADALCNAEYGQVSEERVNHRNGYRPREWDTRAGTVELAVPKLRQGSYFPHWLLERRRRAEQALISVVATAYLLGVSTRRVEKLAESLGVTQLSKSQVSAMAKHLDEQVAAFRNRPLDAGPYAFVWVDALTQKVREGGRIINVHALIAVGVNADGHREILGIDVATAEDGAGWLAFLRSLIARGLTGVQLVISDAHAGLVDAIGAVLPGASWQRCRTHYARNLLSQVPKSAQPWVATLLRTVFEQPDTDAVQAQMRHVLDALEAKFPKAAAHLDAAQHDLLAFTAFPREIWRQIWSNNPQERLNKEIRRRTDVVGIFPDRTAVIRLVGAVLAEQNDEWTEARRYMGRDLLAKARLHPIESENNDTLLPTELTA, encoded by the coding sequence ATGACCGCACCAGACAGTCTGCCCCTGCACGCCCTCGCCGAGGACAACCTCGCCTCGGCGAGTCCCGATCTGCTGCGCGCGATGGTGAAGACGTTCGCCGATGCGCTCATGTCGGCGGAGGCCGACGCCCTCTGCAACGCGGAGTACGGGCAGGTCAGCGAGGAACGCGTCAACCATCGCAACGGCTATCGCCCGCGCGAGTGGGACACCCGCGCCGGGACCGTCGAGCTCGCCGTCCCCAAGCTGCGGCAGGGCAGTTACTTCCCGCACTGGCTGCTCGAACGCCGTCGCCGGGCCGAACAGGCCCTGATCTCGGTGGTCGCCACCGCCTACCTGCTCGGCGTCTCCACCCGCCGGGTCGAGAAGCTCGCCGAGTCCCTCGGTGTCACCCAGCTGTCGAAGTCCCAGGTCAGCGCGATGGCCAAGCACTTGGACGAACAGGTCGCCGCCTTCCGCAACCGGCCCCTGGACGCCGGGCCGTATGCGTTCGTCTGGGTCGACGCACTGACCCAGAAGGTCCGGGAAGGCGGCCGCATCATCAACGTCCACGCGCTGATCGCGGTTGGCGTCAACGCCGACGGACACCGCGAGATCCTCGGCATCGACGTCGCCACCGCCGAAGACGGCGCCGGCTGGCTCGCCTTCCTGCGCTCACTCATCGCTCGCGGCCTAACCGGCGTCCAGCTCGTCATCTCCGACGCCCATGCCGGCCTCGTCGACGCCATCGGTGCCGTTCTGCCCGGCGCGTCGTGGCAGCGCTGCCGCACCCACTATGCGAGGAACTTGCTGAGCCAGGTTCCGAAATCGGCCCAGCCCTGGGTGGCCACGCTGCTGCGGACCGTCTTCGAACAGCCCGACACCGACGCGGTCCAAGCACAGATGCGGCACGTCCTGGACGCGCTGGAGGCCAAGTTCCCGAAAGCCGCAGCCCACTTGGACGCTGCCCAGCATGACCTGCTGGCCTTCACGGCCTTCCCGCGTGAGATCTGGCGACAGATCTGGTCCAACAACCCGCAGGAGCGGCTGAACAAGGAGATCCGCCGCCGCACAGACGTGGTCGGCATCTTCCCCGACCGCACCGCCGTCATCCGGCTGGTCGGGGCGGTCCTGGCCGAGCAGAACGACGAGTGGACCGAAGCCCGCCGCTACATGGGCCGCGACCTGCTGGCCAAGGCCCGACTCCACCCGATCGAGTCAGAAAACAACGACACCCTCCTGCCCACCGAACTCACCGCATAG
- a CDS encoding nucleic acid/nucleotide deaminase domain-containing protein codes for MAIELVGQVPCGGSHLSEAVRLQRLIDNKRNGNYASALLADGTILVAHADQYLHSEEYLLQAAADRKIVAVYSEREPCNTGHRCASQLEAAGIKNVSWSFKWNDIGDAGRDETTKQIAAEIKKLFNQ; via the coding sequence GTGGCAATCGAGCTCGTCGGTCAAGTTCCCTGCGGTGGGAGTCACCTCAGTGAGGCAGTCCGACTTCAGCGACTGATCGACAATAAGAGGAATGGAAACTACGCGTCAGCGCTACTCGCTGATGGAACGATACTCGTGGCGCACGCGGACCAGTATCTACATTCAGAGGAGTATCTTCTGCAAGCGGCTGCAGACAGAAAGATCGTCGCAGTCTACTCCGAGCGTGAGCCATGCAACACGGGTCACAGGTGTGCTTCTCAGCTTGAGGCGGCGGGCATTAAGAATGTCAGTTGGTCCTTCAAGTGGAACGATATTGGAGATGCGGGGCGTGATGAGACCACTAAGCAGATCGCAGCAGAAATAAAGAAGCTCTTCAATCAGTAA
- a CDS encoding adenylate kinase — translation MRKIALFGPPATGKTTLAKWLSAELGYLHTDLDDLLFAPDGPLPLPEFRRQAGEITRHDAWIVEGNFSKLADVVWHRADALVWLDFPLPLIVYRIVRRSLYQLTGHEDSPQARRLTWSKAFFHRRSLLRTAIRKYRNNRPRYALQVAETADRGVQVVRLRNPREVRRWKTEMRKGPTESHSHGATRHTAGP, via the coding sequence ATGCGGAAAATCGCGCTCTTCGGACCACCCGCCACAGGAAAGACCACGCTGGCCAAGTGGCTCTCAGCAGAGCTCGGCTACCTACACACAGACCTCGATGACCTTCTCTTCGCCCCTGACGGCCCCCTGCCGCTGCCGGAGTTCCGCCGACAGGCAGGAGAGATCACCCGGCACGACGCATGGATCGTCGAGGGGAACTTTTCCAAGCTGGCCGATGTGGTCTGGCACCGCGCCGACGCACTCGTGTGGCTCGACTTCCCGCTGCCTCTGATCGTGTACCGCATCGTGCGCCGCAGCCTCTACCAGCTCACCGGACACGAAGACAGCCCACAGGCCAGGCGACTGACCTGGAGCAAGGCCTTCTTCCACCGCCGGTCGCTGCTGCGCACCGCCATCCGCAAGTACCGGAACAACCGGCCCCGCTATGCCCTGCAGGTAGCCGAGACAGCCGATCGGGGCGTCCAGGTCGTCAGGCTCCGCAACCCGCGTGAAGTCCGCAGATGGAAGACGGAAATGAGGAAAGGGCCGACGGAGAGCCACTCACACGGAGCGACCCGGCACACCGCCGGCCCTTGA
- a CDS encoding PQQ-binding-like beta-propeller repeat protein, whose protein sequence is MTSTRRPRYKRAALLVTLSAAAALLTACHEDPGPGVESKPAWSRPLPEKRWCLQYEAKALVDSGGGTVQRYDPASGKIMWSYKAPNQSCPRATKQAVYSAGDGRINAIDPETGKPLWTAVTSDPKPAVTDGYEPVATTSHVHTKFDGQLRAVDLTTHKVTWQRWETDDVGMERIAAAGNVLVTVTANGKVRALNGSNGKPLWTYATPSAGSILAEPVIDGGSVYVSSADRHLYAISLTTGRLQWRTKLHAPSDWRVAVRGDTLFTADNEYLYGLDRKAGKIRWEIKSDDHQFIGTSPGQLLYTRPKSKEIRSLNPTTGDTNWTLPLSDKDAYFATSATHLFIQAGKNISAYKLTNP, encoded by the coding sequence ATGACCTCTACCAGGCGACCCCGGTACAAGCGGGCGGCGCTCCTCGTGACACTCTCGGCCGCGGCAGCCCTGCTGACCGCCTGCCACGAAGACCCGGGGCCCGGCGTCGAGAGCAAACCGGCATGGAGCCGTCCGCTGCCGGAGAAGCGGTGGTGCCTGCAGTACGAGGCCAAGGCGCTGGTCGACTCCGGTGGTGGTACGGTCCAGCGCTACGACCCGGCCAGCGGCAAGATCATGTGGAGCTACAAGGCTCCGAACCAGTCCTGCCCTCGCGCCACGAAGCAGGCCGTCTACAGCGCCGGCGACGGCCGCATCAACGCGATCGACCCGGAAACCGGCAAACCTCTGTGGACCGCTGTCACCTCGGACCCCAAGCCCGCCGTCACCGACGGATACGAACCGGTCGCCACCACCAGCCACGTCCACACCAAATTCGACGGCCAACTCCGCGCCGTCGACCTCACCACCCACAAAGTCACCTGGCAGCGCTGGGAAACCGACGACGTCGGGATGGAGCGCATCGCCGCCGCCGGCAACGTCCTCGTCACCGTCACCGCCAACGGCAAAGTCCGCGCCCTGAACGGCTCCAACGGAAAACCCCTGTGGACCTACGCCACCCCATCAGCGGGAAGCATTCTCGCCGAACCCGTCATCGACGGCGGATCCGTCTACGTCAGCTCCGCCGACCGCCACCTCTACGCCATCAGCCTCACCACCGGCCGGCTCCAGTGGCGCACCAAGCTCCACGCCCCCAGCGACTGGAGAGTCGCCGTCCGCGGCGACACCCTGTTCACTGCCGACAACGAATACCTCTACGGGCTCGACAGGAAGGCCGGCAAGATCCGGTGGGAGATCAAGTCCGACGACCACCAGTTCATCGGCACCAGCCCCGGACAACTCCTCTACACCCGCCCCAAATCCAAAGAGATCCGCTCCCTCAACCCCACCACCGGCGACACCAACTGGACCCTCCCCCTCAGCGACAAAGACGCCTACTTCGCCACCAGCGCCACACACCTCTTCATCCAGGCCGGCAAGAACATCAGCGCGTACAAACTCACCAACCCCTGA
- a CDS encoding FG-GAP-like repeat-containing protein has translation MADGSLSEEDYALQQAASTGQPYELTSARTESSDTWALPDGTWSVKRHGTPVRMLKDGAWVPTDPTLALGADGRVVPKASTVVVSFSGGGSGPLLSGVKDGRTLTLTWPKPLPAPTLAENVATYPDVLPGVDMQLKGEVEGFSQLLIVKTPEAAANPELAALKYKLDTVGLTVSTDADTGSVTAVNPAGEIVFTSPSPLMWDSTTISSGGAARSTTNAPTDAFEPIPGAQDAQMPTTVSGDTLEIKPDQELLTGQDTKYPVYIDPSWTWGKRQNWTRVYKHWPDNSYWNTKEVVRVGYESESGGSDRISRSFFQLDTANLKGAAVKSSTFRIKNTWSWSCQARPVDLYHVGPISPKTTWKNQPAQIGAKLASVDDAKGWSKDCAAGNLEFNATAKIREAASKGWASVNFGLYARDEGDTFGWKKFDAKTAVLETIYNNPPKTPTTLGTHPKTSCANGGQLGNTRVSVYAKIDDKDGGNLTAEFQIFKAGTATPVVTQSMPAIKGQVTTYPVPDSYLTGGDYTWKVRGKDQDNTYSGWSATCKFSVDRARPSKPPVITSVGNFFPPGDNGWPTTTGKARETGKFTFADGGAEGVKEYGYYTDHDPDVKYAQPGIEVPVTPPGYGPHFVYAFSVDQAGNRSDTATYIYYAAREEKEDGEHDLNGDTHRDLWSVDSYGTLLTYAGQGDGTFSAATNGAGESFADQQVTFAGDWGQDGVNDLVSLAYDPVDKKKKLWTYKNNGTGVIIPGGKELTATCPVKDPEIGCDYGGEWTGDDHWYNAEQALGPGDINGDDHPDMLVKQGKQLWAYYGNKATYDLDLGGQHPPVLVGEGDWDKFTVIAPGDVNGDNLPDLWLREDSTGSVWRSYGKRGPDGKLDPTTWGNTAGRVKIGTGYPASLYPSIGSAGDLTGDGLADLYARKADNIMLGWPGKTPGTDNMSFAAYFTIDGVTGGARIPSGTTLTGGQSYASDSAKLTMGTDGNLVITSNADKALWSTKTAGNAGAKAVMQADGNLVVYAADESTKLWESKTAAANGHAVLQDRGSLVIYNIKGQAQWSSGTAIRHDHNGDGFSDMGLWYDFTAGTDATYTVMANSNGSFQTPYKSYSAPIGKWDAKSLKFVTGDFNGDGRGDMAALQGHSDTAVSLWTALGNPAGGFGTPIESWAVPKGVMHTSYMTPQAGDFNGDGRDDIAVWYAYPDGTSKLFTYTSSVTGGFNKPFESWSAPSGTWLRNRCKFVTGDFNGDGRDDIGVFYGQGDNTVRNHTFLATATGGFANPTSWWYTSSLDWNRSTPHAGDFNGDGRDDAMIWYDYADGSDKVSTFIAESEPDNHFGSAFVSLSSNAGNWDIKRSQLVIGDYNGDGRDDIGAMYHQPDGAVKMWTWTAREDAKFNGALASWSYTSSEWVYASTRFFKPYN, from the coding sequence GTGGCAGACGGCTCCCTGAGCGAAGAGGACTACGCGCTTCAGCAGGCTGCCTCCACCGGCCAGCCCTACGAGCTGACCTCGGCCCGGACCGAATCGTCGGACACCTGGGCGCTCCCCGACGGCACTTGGTCAGTCAAGCGGCACGGCACCCCGGTGCGGATGCTGAAGGACGGGGCCTGGGTACCGACCGATCCGACCCTTGCTCTTGGCGCAGACGGGCGGGTCGTGCCGAAGGCATCGACTGTGGTGGTGTCGTTCTCAGGTGGCGGGAGCGGGCCCTTGCTCTCCGGTGTCAAGGACGGCCGCACTCTGACCCTGACCTGGCCCAAGCCGCTGCCCGCGCCGACGCTTGCCGAGAACGTCGCCACCTACCCTGACGTGCTGCCGGGCGTCGACATGCAGCTGAAGGGAGAAGTCGAGGGCTTCTCCCAACTCTTGATCGTCAAGACCCCTGAGGCAGCCGCGAACCCTGAGCTGGCCGCCCTAAAGTACAAGCTGGACACGGTCGGACTGACGGTGTCCACGGACGCGGATACCGGCAGTGTCACCGCGGTCAACCCTGCCGGGGAGATCGTGTTCACCAGCCCGTCCCCGCTCATGTGGGACTCCACAACGATTTCCTCGGGTGGCGCTGCCCGGTCGACAACGAACGCTCCAACCGACGCGTTCGAACCCATACCCGGAGCGCAGGACGCGCAGATGCCGACCACGGTCTCTGGCGACACCCTGGAGATTAAGCCCGACCAGGAGCTGCTGACTGGCCAAGACACCAAGTACCCGGTCTACATCGACCCGTCCTGGACGTGGGGGAAGCGTCAGAACTGGACCCGGGTCTACAAGCACTGGCCGGACAACTCCTACTGGAACACGAAGGAGGTCGTGCGGGTCGGCTACGAGTCCGAGTCCGGCGGTTCGGACCGGATCTCCCGGTCGTTCTTCCAACTCGACACCGCCAACCTCAAGGGTGCGGCGGTCAAGTCGTCCACGTTCCGGATCAAGAACACCTGGTCGTGGTCCTGCCAGGCCAGGCCGGTCGATCTTTATCACGTCGGCCCGATCTCTCCCAAGACCACATGGAAGAACCAGCCCGCACAGATTGGCGCGAAGCTGGCCTCGGTCGACGACGCCAAGGGCTGGAGCAAAGACTGCGCCGCTGGCAACCTCGAGTTCAATGCGACCGCCAAGATCCGCGAAGCCGCCTCGAAGGGCTGGGCCAGCGTCAACTTCGGCCTGTACGCACGTGACGAGGGGGACACCTTCGGCTGGAAGAAGTTCGACGCCAAGACCGCGGTCCTGGAAACGATCTACAACAACCCGCCCAAGACCCCAACGACTCTGGGTACCCATCCCAAGACCTCTTGTGCAAACGGCGGCCAGCTCGGCAACACGCGCGTGAGCGTGTACGCGAAGATCGACGACAAGGACGGCGGAAACCTCACCGCCGAGTTCCAGATCTTCAAGGCGGGAACGGCCACCCCGGTCGTAACCCAGTCCATGCCCGCCATCAAGGGCCAGGTCACCACTTACCCGGTGCCTGACTCGTATCTGACCGGCGGGGACTACACGTGGAAGGTGCGCGGCAAGGACCAGGACAACACCTATTCGGGCTGGTCGGCCACGTGCAAGTTCTCCGTCGACAGAGCCCGGCCAAGCAAGCCGCCCGTGATCACCTCGGTGGGCAACTTCTTCCCGCCCGGTGACAACGGCTGGCCCACGACAACGGGCAAGGCGCGCGAGACCGGGAAGTTCACCTTCGCCGACGGCGGTGCCGAAGGGGTCAAGGAATACGGCTACTACACCGACCATGACCCCGACGTGAAGTACGCGCAGCCCGGCATCGAGGTGCCCGTCACCCCGCCCGGTTACGGTCCGCACTTTGTCTACGCGTTCAGCGTGGACCAGGCGGGCAACCGATCCGACACCGCGACGTACATCTACTACGCCGCTCGCGAAGAGAAAGAGGACGGGGAGCACGACCTCAACGGCGACACCCACCGTGACCTCTGGAGCGTCGACTCCTACGGAACCCTGCTTACGTACGCCGGCCAAGGCGACGGAACCTTCTCCGCCGCCACCAATGGAGCAGGCGAGTCCTTCGCGGACCAGCAGGTCACGTTCGCTGGCGACTGGGGCCAGGACGGAGTCAACGACCTCGTCAGCCTCGCCTACGACCCAGTAGACAAGAAGAAGAAGCTCTGGACGTATAAGAACAACGGCACCGGCGTCATCATCCCCGGAGGAAAAGAACTGACGGCGACCTGCCCCGTCAAGGACCCGGAAATAGGCTGCGACTACGGCGGTGAATGGACCGGTGACGACCACTGGTACAACGCTGAACAGGCCCTCGGCCCAGGCGACATCAACGGTGACGACCATCCCGACATGCTCGTCAAGCAAGGCAAGCAGCTCTGGGCCTACTACGGCAACAAGGCGACCTACGACCTCGACCTCGGCGGCCAGCACCCGCCCGTCCTCGTCGGCGAGGGCGACTGGGACAAATTCACCGTCATCGCCCCCGGTGACGTCAACGGCGACAACCTCCCAGACCTGTGGCTGCGCGAGGACAGCACCGGCTCCGTCTGGCGCTCCTACGGCAAAAGGGGCCCCGACGGGAAGCTCGACCCCACCACCTGGGGCAACACCGCCGGACGGGTGAAGATCGGTACGGGCTACCCCGCCTCTCTCTACCCGAGCATCGGCTCAGCCGGAGATCTCACCGGCGACGGCCTCGCTGACCTGTATGCCCGCAAGGCCGACAACATCATGCTCGGCTGGCCCGGCAAGACCCCCGGTACGGACAACATGTCCTTCGCCGCCTACTTCACCATCGACGGCGTCACCGGCGGTGCGCGCATCCCCTCCGGCACCACCCTCACGGGCGGCCAGTCCTATGCCTCGGACTCAGCCAAGCTCACGATGGGTACGGACGGCAACCTGGTCATCACGTCCAATGCCGACAAGGCGCTGTGGTCCACCAAGACCGCGGGTAACGCGGGAGCCAAGGCAGTCATGCAGGCCGACGGCAACCTCGTGGTCTACGCAGCTGATGAGAGCACCAAGCTGTGGGAATCAAAGACCGCCGCAGCCAACGGCCACGCGGTGCTCCAAGACCGAGGCAGCCTCGTCATCTACAACATCAAGGGCCAAGCCCAGTGGAGCAGCGGCACTGCCATCCGTCACGACCACAACGGTGACGGATTCAGCGACATGGGTCTCTGGTACGACTTCACGGCCGGAACGGATGCCACATACACAGTGATGGCGAACTCCAACGGCTCGTTCCAGACCCCCTACAAGTCCTACAGCGCTCCGATCGGCAAATGGGACGCCAAGTCGCTGAAGTTCGTCACCGGTGACTTCAACGGCGACGGACGTGGGGACATGGCGGCTCTTCAAGGCCACAGCGACACCGCCGTTTCGCTATGGACCGCACTCGGAAACCCCGCAGGAGGGTTCGGCACTCCCATCGAGTCCTGGGCCGTCCCGAAAGGCGTGATGCACACCAGCTATATGACCCCGCAAGCAGGCGACTTCAACGGCGACGGACGCGACGACATCGCCGTCTGGTACGCCTATCCCGACGGCACCAGCAAACTCTTCACCTACACCTCCAGCGTCACCGGAGGATTCAACAAGCCCTTCGAGTCCTGGTCCGCTCCCAGTGGCACCTGGCTCAGGAACCGCTGCAAGTTCGTCACTGGAGACTTCAACGGAGACGGGCGCGACGACATAGGCGTCTTCTACGGCCAGGGCGACAACACCGTGCGCAACCACACTTTCCTGGCCACCGCCACCGGAGGGTTCGCCAACCCCACATCATGGTGGTACACCTCATCACTCGACTGGAACCGCTCCACCCCACATGCCGGAGACTTCAACGGCGACGGGCGCGATGACGCCATGATCTGGTACGACTACGCCGACGGCAGCGACAAGGTCTCCACCTTCATCGCCGAATCCGAGCCCGACAACCACTTCGGCTCCGCTTTCGTCTCCCTCTCCAGCAACGCAGGGAACTGGGACATCAAGCGCAGCCAACTCGTCATCGGCGACTACAACGGCGACGGACGGGACGACATCGGCGCGATGTACCACCAACCCGACGGCGCCGTGAAGATGTGGACCTGGACGGCCAGGGAAGACGCCAAGTTCAACGGCGCTCTCGCCAGCTGGAGCTATACCTCATCCGAGTGGGTCTACGCGTCAACCCGCTTCTTCAAGCCCTACAACTAG
- a CDS encoding SUKH-4 family immunity protein, whose protein sequence is MNFSLVDLSSDAGMHLVVPKSFFSYRAVDHAERFHVGSSVFVKFGSIGRAVSVFVNAVTGQVVSGITLDDTDFVNGSVAHFTECVRELTEKFPYYSADSDSDEWEEGARLVEETVKRIDSMAYREGSFWHEFRWDVSMGEFYE, encoded by the coding sequence ATGAATTTCTCGTTGGTTGATCTATCAAGCGATGCGGGTATGCATCTCGTGGTGCCGAAGAGCTTTTTCTCCTATCGTGCCGTGGATCACGCGGAACGTTTCCATGTCGGATCCTCCGTATTTGTTAAGTTTGGCTCGATTGGCCGCGCGGTAAGTGTCTTTGTGAATGCAGTAACTGGTCAAGTGGTCTCGGGGATCACCTTGGATGACACGGACTTCGTTAACGGAAGTGTTGCCCATTTCACGGAGTGCGTTCGCGAGCTGACCGAAAAGTTTCCCTACTATTCCGCTGACTCGGATTCAGATGAATGGGAAGAAGGTGCCCGGCTCGTAGAGGAGACGGTTAAACGAATCGACTCGATGGCGTATCGAGAGGGTTCGTTCTGGCATGAATTTAGGTGGGATGTAAGCATGGGTGAGTTTTACGAATAG
- a CDS encoding helix-turn-helix domain-containing protein: protein MIPRNRPVINEADIAQQAGVPIATWRRRDAPAFRQRVASLFPRSRILIYDLAQARAYLAGKPIPTLPTGEHPDDLLNDEEAAALLGVSASTVRAYATQGYISAGKTLYSLRVWPRGDLEERRNNPPGQGKGGGRPPGTGKGPRKAHAYEGDPRLHTATAALSTAGDTPRHHLAASLAQQHGGSTRTWERLLTQASQTSPPD from the coding sequence GTGATCCCCCGCAACCGGCCAGTGATCAATGAGGCCGACATCGCCCAGCAAGCCGGCGTCCCCATCGCCACCTGGCGGCGCCGCGATGCCCCCGCCTTCCGCCAGCGCGTAGCAAGCCTCTTCCCCCGCAGCCGCATCCTGATCTACGACCTCGCCCAAGCCCGTGCCTACCTCGCGGGCAAGCCCATTCCCACGCTGCCCACCGGAGAACATCCCGACGACCTCCTCAACGACGAAGAGGCAGCCGCCCTCCTCGGCGTCTCGGCAAGCACCGTCCGCGCCTACGCGACCCAGGGCTACATCTCAGCAGGCAAAACTCTCTACAGCCTCCGCGTGTGGCCCCGCGGAGACCTCGAAGAACGCCGGAACAACCCACCCGGCCAGGGAAAGGGCGGCGGTCGCCCACCAGGCACAGGAAAGGGCCCCCGCAAAGCACACGCCTACGAAGGCGATCCCCGCCTGCACACCGCGACCGCAGCCCTCAGCACCGCCGGCGACACCCCCCGCCACCACCTCGCAGCATCCCTCGCCCAACAGCACGGCGGATCGACACGCACCTGGGAACGCCTCCTCACCCAGGCCAGCCAGACCTCCCCGCCCGACTGA